The following coding sequences lie in one Nitratireductor mangrovi genomic window:
- a CDS encoding NAD(P)-dependent oxidoreductase, with translation MAKVAFLGLGVMGYPMAGHLKNKGGHEVTVYNRTAEKAAKWVEEHGGGLASTPAAAAEGQDFVFSCVGNDDDLRSVTLGEDGAFATMKKGAVFIDNTTASAEVARELDAAAKAGGFGFLDAPVSGGQAGAENGVLTVMVGGEQATFDKAKPVIDAYARMVGLMGPAGAGQLTKMINQICIAGLVQGLAEGIHFGKKAGLDIDNVIDVISKGAAGSWQMENRHKTMNAGKYDFGFAVDWMRKDLGICLAEADRNGAKLPVTALVDQFYKDVQAMGGRRWDTSSLLARLEK, from the coding sequence ATGGCCAAAGTCGCATTTCTGGGTCTCGGCGTGATGGGTTACCCGATGGCCGGGCACTTGAAGAACAAGGGCGGCCACGAGGTGACTGTCTATAACCGGACCGCCGAAAAGGCTGCGAAATGGGTCGAGGAGCATGGCGGCGGCCTTGCCTCGACGCCGGCGGCTGCGGCCGAAGGCCAGGACTTCGTCTTTTCATGTGTCGGCAACGACGACGATCTGCGCTCGGTCACGCTGGGAGAGGACGGCGCCTTCGCCACCATGAAAAAGGGCGCGGTCTTCATCGACAACACGACGGCTTCGGCCGAGGTCGCGCGCGAACTCGACGCGGCGGCGAAGGCTGGCGGCTTCGGCTTCCTCGACGCGCCTGTTTCCGGCGGACAAGCCGGCGCGGAAAACGGCGTCCTGACCGTGATGGTCGGCGGCGAGCAGGCAACCTTCGACAAGGCGAAGCCGGTGATCGACGCGTATGCCCGCATGGTCGGGCTGATGGGACCGGCGGGCGCCGGCCAGCTGACCAAGATGATCAACCAGATCTGCATCGCCGGGCTGGTGCAGGGACTGGCCGAGGGCATCCATTTCGGCAAGAAGGCCGGCCTCGACATCGACAACGTCATCGACGTCATCTCCAAGGGCGCGGCCGGCTCCTGGCAGATGGAAAACCGCCACAAGACCATGAACGCCGGCAAATACGATTTCGGCTTCGCGGTCGACTGGATGCGCAAGGACCTCGGCATCTGCCTGGCCGAGGCCGACCGCAACGGCGCCAAACTGCCGGTGACCGCGCTTGTCGACCAGTTCTACAAGGACGTGCAGGCGATGGGCGGCAGGCGCTGGGACACCTCCTCGCTCCTGGCGCGGCTGGAGAAGTAG
- a CDS encoding ABC transporter permease: MDTYLTLLSFGDQGWGDEIALGVVTTVTLALATLPVGLFVGFLIALAKQSEEWTFRLAADIYTTIFRGLPELLTLFLVYFGLQIGFQQVFRAVGIETGIEINAFLAGVIALAFVFSAFASEVFLSAFRAIPRGQYEGGYALGLHHGKVMQLVVLPQLIRIALPGLSNLWMILLKDTALVSAIGLTDILRQTGVAARNTKEAFLFFGLAALLYLVLALISSVVLGRIEAAAKRGEAAR, from the coding sequence ATGGACACATACCTGACACTTCTGAGCTTCGGCGACCAGGGCTGGGGCGACGAAATCGCCCTCGGCGTCGTCACCACGGTAACGCTGGCGCTCGCCACCCTGCCGGTCGGACTCTTCGTCGGTTTCCTGATCGCGCTCGCCAAGCAGAGCGAGGAATGGACGTTCCGGCTGGCGGCCGACATCTACACGACCATCTTTCGCGGCCTGCCGGAATTGCTGACGCTGTTCCTGGTCTATTTCGGCCTGCAGATCGGCTTCCAGCAGGTCTTTCGCGCCGTCGGCATCGAGACCGGCATCGAGATCAACGCCTTCCTGGCCGGCGTCATCGCGCTGGCCTTCGTGTTTTCCGCCTTCGCCAGCGAGGTGTTCCTGTCGGCGTTCCGGGCCATTCCGCGCGGCCAGTATGAAGGCGGCTACGCGCTCGGCCTGCATCATGGCAAGGTGATGCAGCTGGTGGTGCTGCCGCAGCTGATCCGCATCGCGCTCCCGGGCCTCTCCAATCTGTGGATGATCCTGCTGAAGGACACTGCTCTGGTCTCGGCGATCGGCCTCACCGACATATTGCGCCAGACAGGGGTGGCGGCGCGCAACACCAAGGAAGCCTTCCTGTTCTTCGGGCTGGCGGCACTGCTTTACCTGGTGCTGGCGCTGATTTCCTCCGTAGTGCTCGGCCGCATCGAGGCGGCAGCCAAACGCGGCGAGGCGGCCCGGTGA
- a CDS encoding SH3 domain-containing protein gives MMTGLRAAMAASALCLLATALPAQATSGPGCYQVVNVESWDVLNVRSRASASASIVEMLRPGNHGIIAGDGPCTPSHRPLPSRWCRITHYDGDRVVSGWAKRRYLAPSDCP, from the coding sequence ATGATGACAGGATTGCGTGCCGCGATGGCGGCGTCCGCCCTTTGCCTGCTGGCCACCGCCCTGCCCGCCCAGGCCACGTCCGGGCCCGGATGCTACCAGGTCGTCAATGTCGAGAGCTGGGACGTGCTCAACGTGCGCAGCCGGGCCTCGGCGAGCGCCTCGATCGTGGAGATGCTGCGGCCAGGCAACCACGGCATCATCGCCGGCGACGGCCCCTGCACGCCCTCGCACCGGCCGCTGCCGAGCCGCTGGTGCCGCATCACCCATTATGACGGCGACCGCGTCGTGTCGGGCTGGGCGAAGCGCCGCTACCTGGCGCCGAGCGACTGTCCGTGA
- the mobB gene encoding molybdopterin-guanine dinucleotide biosynthesis protein B, producing MTAQRVFGITGWKNSGKTALTTALVSEFRRRGYTVSTVKHAHHEFDIDHEGTDSFRHRQAGAGEVAIVSGRRWALMHELEGENEPSLDDVLARLSPCDLVLVEGYKRDAHPKIETRRLEARSREPLTAISPNVVAVASDHPIDNENVPVFALDDIRAIADFIESACGLARARS from the coding sequence ATGACGGCACAGCGCGTATTCGGCATCACCGGCTGGAAGAATTCCGGCAAGACGGCGCTGACCACCGCGCTGGTCAGCGAGTTCCGGCGCCGCGGCTACACGGTCTCGACGGTCAAGCACGCGCACCATGAGTTCGACATCGATCACGAAGGCACCGATTCCTTTCGCCATCGCCAGGCCGGCGCCGGCGAGGTGGCGATCGTTTCCGGCCGGCGCTGGGCGCTGATGCACGAGCTGGAAGGCGAAAACGAGCCGTCGCTCGACGACGTCCTGGCACGGCTGTCGCCCTGCGATCTGGTGCTGGTGGAAGGCTACAAGCGCGACGCCCATCCGAAGATCGAGACACGGCGGCTCGAAGCGCGCAGCCGCGAGCCGCTGACCGCGATATCGCCCAACGTCGTCGCGGTCGCGAGCGACCACCCGATCGATAACGAGAACGTGCCGGTGTTCGCGCTCGACGACATCCGGGCCATTGCCGACTTCATCGAAAGCGCGTGCGGCCTCGCCAGAGCCCGAAGCTGA
- the mobA gene encoding molybdenum cofactor guanylyltransferase MobA, with the protein MADGVAGLVLAGGRSQRMGGADKAFLELGGQTLVARATARLRPQVAKTAISSNADPSLFADLKRPVLADFIPGHRGPLAGLHTGLVWAANEGFDSLASVATDTPFFPQDLVARMATARQSAGASIVLAASGGQLHPVFGLWRTELADELADFLSKADDLSVAAFCARHETAALEFAELETAAGKIDPFFNVNTPDDLDEVRRLARETQ; encoded by the coding sequence ATGGCAGACGGCGTCGCAGGTCTCGTTCTGGCCGGTGGGCGTTCGCAACGCATGGGCGGCGCCGACAAGGCGTTCCTCGAACTTGGCGGTCAAACGCTGGTCGCGCGCGCCACAGCGCGCCTGAGACCGCAGGTGGCGAAGACGGCAATCAGTTCCAACGCCGACCCGTCCCTTTTCGCCGATTTGAAGCGGCCCGTGCTTGCGGACTTTATACCCGGCCATCGCGGCCCGCTCGCCGGGCTTCACACCGGCCTGGTCTGGGCCGCGAACGAAGGATTCGATAGCCTGGCGAGCGTGGCCACCGACACGCCGTTCTTTCCGCAAGACCTGGTGGCGCGCATGGCGACTGCACGGCAAAGCGCGGGAGCGTCCATCGTGCTCGCCGCCTCGGGCGGCCAGTTGCATCCGGTCTTCGGCCTCTGGCGCACTGAGCTTGCCGACGAACTTGCGGACTTCTTGTCGAAAGCCGACGATCTCAGCGTCGCTGCCTTCTGTGCCCGGCATGAGACGGCAGCGCTCGAGTTCGCTGAACTGGAAACGGCCGCCGGAAAGATCGATCCGTTCTTCAACGTCAACACGCCGGACGATCTCGACGAGGTGCGGCGTCTTGCGAGAGAGACGCAATGA
- the moaA gene encoding GTP 3',8-cyclase MoaA, whose product MTATASSMIDPFGRAIEYLRVSVTDRCDFRCTYCMAEDMTFLPKKDLLSLEELDRLCTAFIEKGVKKLRLTGGEPLVRKNIMHLVRELSRHLKSGALDELTLTTNGSQLARFAGELADCGVKRINVSLDTLDPDKFRQITRWGHFGRVMEGLEAAERAGLKVKINAVALKGFNDAEIPDMLRWAHGRGMDLTLIETMPMGEIDADRTDQYLPLSLMRSMLEREFTLTDIPFKTGGPARYVEVGETGGRLGFITPMTHNFCESCNRVRLTCTGTLYMCLGQEDAADLRAPLRASEGNELLAQAIDEAIGRKPKGHDFIIDRRTQRPSVSRHMSVTGG is encoded by the coding sequence ATGACGGCCACCGCCAGCTCCATGATCGATCCTTTCGGACGCGCGATCGAATATCTGCGCGTCTCGGTGACCGACCGCTGCGATTTCCGCTGCACCTATTGCATGGCGGAGGACATGACGTTCCTGCCCAAGAAGGACCTGCTGTCGCTTGAGGAACTCGACCGGCTGTGCACCGCCTTCATCGAAAAGGGCGTGAAAAAGCTGAGGCTGACCGGCGGCGAGCCCCTGGTGCGCAAGAACATCATGCATCTGGTACGCGAACTGTCACGGCACCTGAAGAGCGGCGCGCTCGACGAACTGACGCTCACCACCAACGGCTCGCAGCTTGCCCGCTTCGCCGGCGAACTGGCCGATTGCGGGGTGAAGCGCATCAATGTCTCGCTCGATACGCTCGATCCCGACAAGTTCCGGCAGATCACCCGCTGGGGCCATTTCGGCCGCGTGATGGAGGGGCTGGAAGCGGCCGAGCGTGCCGGGCTCAAGGTCAAGATCAATGCCGTCGCCCTCAAAGGCTTCAACGACGCCGAAATCCCGGACATGCTACGCTGGGCGCATGGCCGCGGCATGGACCTGACGCTGATCGAGACCATGCCGATGGGCGAGATCGATGCCGACCGCACCGACCAGTATCTGCCGCTGTCACTGATGCGTTCCATGCTGGAGCGCGAGTTCACGCTGACCGACATCCCCTTCAAGACCGGCGGGCCGGCGCGATATGTCGAGGTTGGCGAAACCGGCGGCCGGCTCGGCTTCATCACCCCGATGACGCATAATTTCTGCGAAAGCTGCAACCGGGTGCGGCTGACCTGCACCGGCACGCTCTACATGTGCCTCGGCCAGGAGGACGCCGCCGACCTGCGCGCGCCGCTGCGCGCCTCGGAGGGCAACGAGTTGCTGGCGCAGGCGATCGACGAAGCGATCGGCCGCAAGCCCAAGGGCCATGACTTCATCATCGACCGGCGCACGCAGCGCCCGTCGGTATCGCGCCACATGAGCGTCACCGGAGGCTGA
- a CDS encoding ABC transporter substrate-binding protein, which yields MRIHQRLAITASAAFLALSLGAAHAQDMMKLKIGTEGAYPPFNNLEADGSLVGFDIDIAKALCEEMKADCEFVTQDWDGIIPALQAGKFDAIIASMSITDERKEKVDFSEKYYNTPPAIAVPKDSDITEATDAALAGKALGAQSSTTHSNYAEEKLPSTDLKLYPTPDEYKLDIANGRIDAVIDDVIVLSEWLKTDDGACCKILSTLTPDPVINGEGAGIAVRKGETELADKFSAAIKAIRENGKYKEINDKYFDVDVYGG from the coding sequence ATGCGTATTCACCAGCGTCTGGCGATCACCGCTTCGGCCGCCTTCCTTGCCCTTTCCCTCGGCGCGGCACATGCCCAGGACATGATGAAGCTCAAGATCGGCACAGAGGGCGCCTATCCTCCGTTCAACAATCTCGAGGCCGACGGCTCGCTGGTCGGGTTCGACATCGACATCGCCAAGGCGCTCTGCGAGGAGATGAAGGCCGACTGCGAATTCGTCACGCAGGACTGGGACGGCATCATCCCGGCACTTCAGGCCGGCAAGTTCGACGCCATCATCGCGTCCATGTCGATCACCGACGAGCGCAAGGAAAAGGTCGACTTCAGCGAAAAGTACTACAACACGCCGCCGGCGATCGCCGTGCCCAAGGACAGCGACATCACCGAAGCGACGGACGCGGCACTCGCCGGCAAGGCGCTGGGCGCGCAATCCTCGACCACGCACTCCAACTATGCCGAGGAAAAGCTGCCGTCGACCGACCTGAAGCTTTATCCGACGCCTGACGAATACAAGCTCGACATCGCCAACGGCCGTATCGACGCCGTGATCGACGACGTCATCGTGCTTTCGGAATGGCTGAAGACCGACGACGGCGCCTGCTGCAAGATCCTGTCGACGCTGACGCCGGACCCGGTGATCAACGGCGAAGGCGCCGGCATCGCGGTGCGCAAGGGCGAAACCGAGCTGGCCGACAAGTTCTCGGCCGCCATCAAGGCGATCCGCGAGAACGGAAAATACAAGGAAATCAACGACAAGTACTTTGACGTTGATGTCTATGGCGGCTGA
- a CDS encoding MerR family transcriptional regulator: protein MAEITESRAVGMAIGRLSRRTGVNIETIRYYERVGLLDAPPRTAAGRRVYDDSHRRTLAFIRRGRELGFGIADIRAMLALASPEEASCAEVERIAQAHLDEVRAKLADLSRLERILSDTVGRCASEESAACPVLDMLEAG, encoded by the coding sequence GTGGCAGAGATCACGGAATCGCGAGCGGTCGGCATGGCGATCGGCCGCCTGTCGCGCCGCACCGGCGTGAACATCGAAACGATCCGCTATTACGAGCGCGTCGGCCTCCTCGATGCCCCGCCGCGGACGGCGGCCGGGCGCCGGGTCTATGACGACAGCCACCGACGGACGCTGGCCTTCATCCGCCGCGGGCGCGAACTGGGCTTCGGCATCGCCGACATCCGCGCCATGCTGGCGCTGGCATCGCCCGAGGAAGCAAGCTGCGCCGAGGTGGAGCGCATCGCGCAGGCACATCTTGACGAGGTCCGCGCCAAGCTCGCCGACCTTTCGCGGCTGGAGCGCATCCTTTCCGACACGGTCGGCCGCTGCGCAAGTGAGGAATCAGCCGCCTGCCCGGTGCTCGACATGCTCGAGGCTGGCTGA
- a CDS encoding DNA alkylation repair protein — MSALAPESSASEVIAHLKTLASADNREGMKRYGIKTDRALGISHGVQRDIAKKIKRNHVRAFELWASGITEAQFIAARSADPKLFTAADARRWASEFDSWDIVDGVADLFVDTEPWRELIAEFAEDEREFVRRTAFAMMAWAVVHRKKEPEETFLGFLPLIEKHATDPRNFVKKGVSWALRSIGKRSPALNEAALALAQRLADRDDRTARWIGKDAVKELTVEKTLARFERKKAAGAR, encoded by the coding sequence ATGAGCGCCCTAGCTCCCGAGTCATCCGCCAGCGAGGTCATCGCCCATCTGAAGACGCTCGCCTCGGCCGACAACCGCGAGGGCATGAAGCGCTACGGCATCAAGACCGACCGCGCGCTCGGGATTTCGCACGGGGTTCAGCGCGATATCGCCAAAAAGATCAAGCGCAACCACGTCCGCGCCTTCGAACTCTGGGCGAGCGGCATCACCGAGGCGCAGTTCATCGCCGCGCGCAGCGCCGACCCGAAGCTGTTCACCGCCGCTGACGCAAGGCGCTGGGCGTCGGAATTCGATTCCTGGGATATCGTCGACGGCGTCGCCGACCTGTTCGTCGACACCGAGCCTTGGAGAGAGCTGATTGCGGAATTTGCCGAAGACGAGCGCGAGTTCGTGCGCCGCACCGCCTTCGCGATGATGGCGTGGGCTGTGGTGCACCGCAAGAAGGAGCCGGAGGAGACGTTTCTGGGCTTCCTCCCGCTGATCGAAAAACACGCGACCGACCCCCGCAATTTCGTCAAGAAGGGTGTCAGCTGGGCGCTGCGGTCGATCGGCAAGCGCTCCCCCGCGCTGAACGAGGCCGCGCTCGCGCTGGCGCAGCGGCTTGCCGACCGCGACGACCGTACCGCGCGCTGGATCGGCAAGGACGCGGTCAAGGAACTGACGGTGGAAAAGACGTTGGCACGGTTCGAAAGGAAGAAGGCGGCCGGAGCGCGTTGA
- a CDS encoding GDCCVxC domain-containing (seleno)protein gives MVALRSTLTCPRCGIRETCEMPVDACMFFHECSGCGELLRPLAGDCCVFCSYGTVPCPPVQEAGAAACCAPDTPPASGAS, from the coding sequence GTGGTCGCGCTCCGTTCGACGCTGACCTGCCCGCGTTGCGGCATTCGCGAGACCTGCGAAATGCCGGTCGACGCCTGCATGTTCTTCCACGAATGCAGCGGCTGCGGCGAACTGCTGAGGCCGCTGGCCGGCGATTGCTGTGTCTTCTGCTCTTACGGCACGGTGCCGTGCCCGCCGGTGCAGGAGGCCGGCGCCGCGGCCTGCTGTGCTCCCGATACGCCGCCTGCTAGCGGCGCGTCGTGA
- a CDS encoding mercuric transporter MerT family protein, whose amino-acid sequence MSSNHVHRDIPQTAATETPPGPFLAVIGALSGGMAATACCIVPLVLFGLGIGGAWIGTLTALAPYQPLFLGVAALSIGYGYWRMRRDRASACATDGACARPLSRTFMSIALGAALVLVAAAIGFDIVAPALLGL is encoded by the coding sequence ATGTCGAGCAACCATGTGCATCGCGACATTCCGCAAACCGCCGCGACGGAGACGCCGCCGGGCCCGTTTCTGGCCGTCATCGGGGCGCTGTCGGGCGGCATGGCAGCAACAGCCTGCTGCATCGTGCCGCTGGTGCTGTTCGGGCTCGGCATAGGTGGCGCCTGGATCGGCACGCTGACGGCGCTGGCGCCCTATCAGCCGCTGTTCCTGGGCGTCGCGGCGTTGTCGATCGGCTACGGCTACTGGCGCATGCGCCGTGACCGGGCGTCGGCCTGCGCCACCGACGGAGCCTGCGCGCGACCGCTGTCGCGGACATTCATGAGCATCGCGCTTGGCGCTGCGCTCGTCCTCGTCGCCGCCGCGATCGGCTTCGACATCGTCGCGCCTGCTCTGCTTGGGCTTTGA
- a CDS encoding cation transporter: MLLRSLVVPALLAVTLPAVAAERTAVLEVENMYCATCPYIVREALLRVEGVANVAVSLDERTATVVYDDTTADLDALSAAATDAGYPARARR; encoded by the coding sequence ATGCTGTTGCGTTCTCTGGTCGTGCCGGCACTACTGGCCGTGACCCTCCCGGCGGTCGCCGCCGAACGGACCGCGGTGCTCGAGGTCGAAAACATGTATTGCGCAACTTGCCCCTATATCGTGCGGGAGGCGCTCCTGAGGGTCGAGGGTGTGGCCAATGTTGCGGTCTCGCTCGACGAACGCACCGCCACCGTCGTTTACGACGACACGACTGCCGATCTCGACGCGCTGTCGGCGGCCGCCACCGACGCCGGCTATCCGGCGCGGGCGAGGCGGTGA
- a CDS encoding gamma-butyrobetaine hydroxylase-like domain-containing protein, whose translation MSAPKELRVAKDRRLLTVRFADEAHELPAEMLRVLSPSAEVQGHSPEQRITVAGKRDVAISRIEPVGNYAVRIIFDDGHDTGIFTWTYLRTLGREKQARWQAYLDELEEKRLRR comes from the coding sequence ATGTCCGCCCCGAAGGAATTGCGCGTTGCGAAGGACCGCCGGCTTTTGACGGTCCGCTTCGCGGACGAGGCCCACGAGCTTCCGGCGGAAATGCTGCGCGTGCTGTCGCCGTCGGCCGAGGTGCAGGGCCATTCGCCCGAGCAGCGCATCACCGTCGCCGGCAAGCGGGACGTCGCCATCAGCCGCATCGAGCCGGTCGGCAATTATGCCGTGCGCATCATCTTCGACGATGGTCACGACACCGGCATCTTCACCTGGACCTATCTGCGCACGCTGGGCCGCGAGAAGCAGGCGCGTTGGCAGGCCTATCTCGACGAGTTGGAGGAAAAGCGGCTCAGGCGCTGA
- a CDS encoding DMT family transporter, translating to MPLSPNLRGALFMVIAMAGFTLNDAVVKAVSADMNMGQIMLVRGVFATAMVALLAWHSGALRELRGALSPMVLLRVAGEVGATVSFLTALAQLPLANVSAILQALPLAVTMGAALVLAEPVGWRRWTAITAGFVGVLIIIRPGLEGFEALSLLALLAVFFCAVRDLATKRIDQSVPTLLVSTFSALAVTIVGAFLFAPMGGWQPLDTENVLLLAGAAVLVLIGYHCIILSMRTGEVSFIAPYRYTALLWAILLGYLVFGEVPDALMILGASFVVGSGLFTLYREQIRGRRLPAAESTSPAMGPDGL from the coding sequence TTGCCCCTCTCTCCCAATCTGCGCGGCGCGCTTTTCATGGTCATCGCCATGGCCGGCTTCACTTTGAACGACGCCGTGGTGAAGGCGGTCAGCGCCGACATGAACATGGGCCAGATCATGCTGGTGCGTGGCGTATTCGCGACCGCGATGGTCGCGCTTCTTGCCTGGCACAGCGGCGCGCTGCGCGAGTTGCGCGGCGCGCTGTCGCCGATGGTGCTGCTGCGGGTGGCGGGCGAAGTCGGCGCGACGGTCTCCTTCCTCACCGCGCTCGCGCAACTGCCGCTCGCCAACGTCTCGGCGATCCTGCAGGCGCTGCCGCTGGCAGTGACCATGGGCGCCGCGCTGGTCCTTGCCGAGCCGGTCGGCTGGCGACGCTGGACAGCGATCACGGCCGGCTTCGTCGGCGTGCTGATCATCATCCGGCCCGGGCTGGAAGGCTTCGAGGCGCTGTCGCTGCTGGCACTGCTGGCGGTCTTCTTCTGCGCCGTGCGCGACCTGGCCACCAAGCGCATCGACCAGTCGGTGCCGACCTTGCTCGTCTCGACCTTCAGCGCGCTCGCCGTCACCATCGTCGGCGCCTTCCTGTTTGCGCCGATGGGCGGCTGGCAGCCGCTCGACACGGAAAACGTGCTGCTTCTCGCCGGCGCGGCAGTGCTGGTGCTGATCGGCTACCACTGCATCATTCTTTCGATGCGCACCGGCGAGGTCTCCTTCATCGCGCCCTACCGGTACACTGCGCTGCTGTGGGCGATCCTGCTCGGCTACCTCGTCTTTGGCGAGGTGCCCGACGCGCTAATGATCCTCGGCGCCTCCTTCGTCGTCGGCTCCGGCCTGTTCACGCTCTACCGCGAACAGATCCGCGGGCGTCGGCTGCCCGCCGCCGAAAGCACCAGCCCGGCCATGGGACCGGACGGGCTGTGA
- a CDS encoding multidrug effflux MFS transporter: MTDRRQAVRSPHIVTLVIATATGALAMNIFLPSLPTIARHFSADYAVVQLLVSLYLAATAILQLFIGPASDRFGRRPVMLTCFVIFIVGTIAALYAPTIEILLVCRLLQAFSAAGMVLSRAIVRDTVSATEAASKIAYVVMGMSLVPMIGPVIGGYLDEWYGWQSTFVLTLVFGIVAFGIVYFDLNETNQQPSPSFLAQFRAYPELLRSRRFWAYALTAAFTSGAFFAFLGGGPYVSTEMLDLRPSEYGLYFMLISVGYMAGNFTSGRLSSRIGINRMMLAGNLISTGGMCISIVLFAAGYVHPASLFGPATLVGVGNGVALPNANAGIVSVRPHLAGSASGLGGAMQIGGGAALAVVAGALLSAESGAAPLLWVMMLSSAAAVLATLYGVSIDRREGPLVT; encoded by the coding sequence ATGACCGACCGGCGCCAGGCCGTGCGTTCGCCGCACATCGTCACGCTGGTCATCGCGACCGCGACCGGCGCGCTGGCGATGAACATCTTCCTGCCGTCGCTGCCGACGATCGCCAGGCACTTTTCCGCCGACTACGCGGTGGTGCAACTGCTGGTGTCGCTCTACCTGGCGGCGACGGCCATCCTGCAGCTTTTCATCGGTCCCGCCTCCGACCGTTTCGGCCGCCGGCCAGTGATGCTGACCTGCTTCGTCATCTTCATCGTCGGAACGATTGCCGCACTTTATGCGCCGACCATCGAGATCCTGCTTGTCTGCCGCCTGCTTCAGGCCTTTTCGGCTGCCGGCATGGTGCTGTCGCGCGCCATCGTTCGCGACACGGTGAGCGCCACGGAAGCGGCCAGCAAGATCGCCTATGTGGTGATGGGGATGTCGCTGGTGCCGATGATCGGCCCGGTGATCGGCGGTTATCTCGACGAATGGTATGGCTGGCAGTCAACCTTCGTGCTCACCCTCGTCTTCGGCATCGTCGCCTTCGGTATCGTCTATTTCGACCTCAACGAGACCAACCAGCAGCCTTCGCCGAGCTTCCTGGCGCAGTTCCGCGCCTATCCGGAACTGCTACGGTCGCGGCGCTTCTGGGCCTACGCACTGACCGCCGCCTTCACTTCCGGCGCCTTCTTCGCCTTTCTGGGGGGCGGGCCCTACGTGTCGACCGAGATGCTGGATCTGCGTCCGTCCGAGTACGGGCTCTATTTCATGCTGATCTCGGTCGGCTACATGGCCGGCAACTTTACCTCCGGGCGCCTGTCGAGCCGTATCGGCATCAACCGCATGATGCTTGCCGGCAACCTCATCTCGACCGGCGGCATGTGCATATCGATCGTGCTGTTCGCCGCAGGCTACGTGCACCCGGCATCCCTGTTCGGGCCGGCGACACTGGTCGGCGTCGGCAACGGCGTCGCGCTTCCCAACGCCAATGCCGGCATCGTCAGCGTACGGCCGCACCTGGCTGGGTCGGCCTCGGGCCTCGGCGGCGCCATGCAGATCGGCGGCGGCGCCGCGCTCGCGGTCGTGGCCGGCGCGCTGCTGTCTGCCGAAAGCGGCGCCGCACCCTTGCTGTGGGTGATGATGCTTTCCTCGGCCGCCGCGGTTCTCGCCACGCTTTACGGCGTCTCGATCGACCGCCGCGAAGGCCCGCTGGTGACATAG
- a CDS encoding ABC transporter permease — protein sequence MSALDSIADTVRPPAPARPWTPARIAGNVTLAFWLIAGVLLAWYLVLAWAPEKVAKYGPSYISGLLVTLQLVGISILIGAVLSIPVAIGRMSTNPVLSRLAFAYVYVFRGTPLIAQLFLIYYGLGSFRPQLEAVGLWAFFREAWNCAVFAFALNTAAYQAEILRGAIESVPKGQWEGAAALGLGRFQTMYKVILPQAMIVALRPYGNEIILMIKGSAIVALATVYDLMGETRRAYSRTYDFQTYIWAAIFYLVIVETLRNIWNLIENRLTRHLKR from the coding sequence GTGAGCGCGCTCGACAGCATCGCAGACACCGTGCGGCCGCCCGCCCCGGCGCGTCCATGGACACCGGCGCGCATCGCCGGCAACGTTACCCTCGCCTTCTGGCTGATCGCCGGCGTGCTGCTTGCCTGGTACCTGGTTCTGGCGTGGGCGCCGGAGAAGGTCGCCAAATACGGGCCGAGCTACATTTCCGGCCTGCTCGTTACGCTGCAACTGGTCGGCATCTCGATCCTGATCGGCGCCGTCCTTTCAATTCCCGTCGCGATCGGGCGCATGTCGACAAATCCGGTCCTGAGCCGGCTTGCCTTCGCCTATGTCTACGTGTTTCGCGGCACGCCGCTGATCGCGCAGCTGTTCCTGATCTATTACGGGCTTGGCTCGTTCCGGCCGCAGTTGGAGGCCGTCGGCCTCTGGGCCTTCTTCCGCGAGGCCTGGAACTGCGCCGTCTTCGCTTTCGCGCTCAACACCGCCGCCTATCAGGCGGAGATCCTGCGCGGCGCCATCGAAAGCGTGCCGAAAGGACAATGGGAGGGTGCCGCGGCCCTCGGCCTCGGACGGTTCCAGACCATGTACAAGGTCATCCTGCCGCAAGCGATGATCGTGGCGCTCAGGCCCTACGGCAACGAGATCATCCTGATGATCAAGGGCTCGGCGATCGTGGCGCTTGCCACCGTCTACGACCTGATGGGCGAGACGCGCCGCGCCTATTCGCGCACCTACGATTTCCAGACCTATATCTGGGCGGCGATCTTCTACCTCGTCATCGTGGAAACCTTGCGCAATATCTGGAACCTGATCGAAAACCGCCTCACCCGGCATCTGAAGCGCTGA